The Clostridioides sp. ES-S-0010-02 genome window below encodes:
- a CDS encoding adenosylcobalamin-dependent ribonucleoside-diphosphate reductase has product MKYIIKRDGTKELFSKSKIEDAVYKASINSEGGVDRDLAYDISRKIANDYNSMEKCLSVEEIQDIVEVLLMESNRKDIAKHYILYRERRSEIRHKAWEFDELQKSIWKNKYRHDGESFDEWIKRISNNSPRISKLIRQKRFLFAGRILANRGLHKEGKKVTYSNCYVIEPPKDSIEDIFDTAKKLARTFSYGGGVGIDISKLRPKGAKVNNAAKYTTGAVSFMELYSMTTGLIGQRGRRGALMISMDVNHPEIEEFIDIKTDLEKVTKANISVRVTDEFMQAVKEKKLYNCTFEVETTGEKIVKIVNAYDLFNKFVKNNWDYAEPGILFWDKIKTYNLMSEDKSFCFSGVNPCAEEPLPSGGSCLLGSINLSEFVIQPFGEHATFDINKLKSCVREAVVALNDVLDEGLNLHPLQEQRDSVYKYRQIGLGVMGIADMLIKMGIRYGSDKSLELCDLIGKTMLNEAVKQSALIAKEYGTFSEYKYENISKSRFFIENLNDDIKEMVEKYGLRNSQLLTIPPTGSISTMIGISGGIEPIFNLSYIRKTESLHDEDVYYKVYTPIVKEYMDKKGITDEECLPDFFVTAMNIGYEERINMQKVWQKYIDASISSTINIPFETTIEDVFNIYVKAWEAGLKGVTIFRDGCKRSGILINEKKEDNKKENNKKEDNKKESHKNNKEEKDNKEEKAKELKSKNFEEDEKFVCPECGSEGIAHTGGCSICLKCGYSGCN; this is encoded by the coding sequence ATGAAGTACATAATAAAAAGAGATGGGACAAAAGAACTTTTTAGTAAAAGTAAGATTGAAGATGCTGTCTATAAAGCTAGTATAAATAGTGAAGGTGGAGTAGATAGAGATTTAGCATATGATATATCAAGAAAAATTGCTAATGATTATAATTCTATGGAAAAATGTTTATCTGTAGAAGAAATCCAAGATATAGTTGAAGTATTACTTATGGAATCAAATAGAAAAGATATAGCAAAACACTACATATTATATAGAGAAAGACGTTCAGAAATAAGACATAAGGCTTGGGAGTTTGATGAATTACAAAAATCAATATGGAAAAATAAGTATAGACACGATGGAGAAAGTTTTGATGAATGGATAAAGAGAATTTCAAATAATAGTCCAAGAATATCAAAGTTAATAAGACAAAAGAGATTTTTATTTGCAGGTAGAATTTTAGCAAATAGAGGTTTACATAAAGAAGGTAAAAAAGTAACTTACTCTAATTGTTATGTAATAGAGCCACCAAAAGACAGTATAGAAGATATTTTTGACACTGCAAAAAAACTTGCTAGAACTTTTAGTTATGGTGGAGGGGTTGGAATTGATATTTCAAAATTAAGACCCAAAGGTGCAAAAGTAAATAATGCTGCAAAATATACAACTGGAGCAGTGTCTTTTATGGAACTTTATAGCATGACGACAGGTTTGATTGGTCAAAGAGGTAGAAGAGGAGCTCTTATGATTTCTATGGATGTAAATCATCCAGAAATAGAGGAATTTATAGATATAAAAACTGATTTGGAGAAGGTTACTAAAGCAAATATTTCTGTAAGAGTAACAGATGAGTTTATGCAAGCTGTAAAGGAAAAAAAGCTGTATAATTGTACTTTTGAAGTTGAAACTACTGGAGAAAAAATAGTCAAAATAGTAAATGCATATGATTTGTTTAATAAGTTTGTTAAAAATAACTGGGATTATGCAGAACCAGGAATATTATTTTGGGACAAAATAAAAACATATAACCTTATGAGTGAAGATAAGTCTTTTTGTTTTTCAGGTGTAAATCCTTGTGCAGAAGAGCCACTTCCAAGTGGAGGAAGCTGTTTGCTTGGCTCAATAAACTTATCAGAGTTTGTAATACAACCATTTGGGGAACATGCTACCTTTGATATTAATAAGTTAAAATCTTGTGTTAGAGAAGCTGTGGTAGCTTTAAATGATGTATTAGATGAGGGATTAAATTTACATCCATTACAAGAACAAAGGGATAGTGTCTATAAATATAGACAAATAGGATTAGGTGTAATGGGTATTGCTGACATGCTTATAAAGATGGGGATAAGATATGGTTCTGATAAATCTTTAGAATTGTGTGATTTAATTGGTAAAACTATGCTTAACGAAGCTGTAAAACAATCAGCTTTGATTGCTAAAGAATATGGCACATTTAGTGAGTATAAATATGAAAATATTTCTAAATCTAGATTCTTTATAGAAAACCTAAATGATGATATTAAAGAGATGGTTGAAAAGTATGGGCTTAGAAACTCACAACTTTTAACTATACCTCCTACAGGTTCTATATCTACAATGATAGGTATTAGTGGAGGAATAGAACCTATATTTAATCTTTCATATATAAGAAAAACTGAAAGTTTGCATGATGAAGATGTGTATTATAAAGTATATACTCCAATAGTTAAAGAATATATGGATAAAAAAGGCATTACAGATGAAGAATGTTTACCAGATTTTTTTGTTACTGCTATGAATATAGGATATGAAGAAAGAATAAATATGCAAAAAGTATGGCAAAAGTATATTGATGCTTCTATATCATCTACAATAAATATACCTTTTGAAACTACAATTGAAGATGTTTTCAACATATATGTTAAGGCATGGGAAGCTGGTCTTAAGGGAGTAACAATATTTAGAGATGGATGCAAAAGGAGTGGAATCTTAATAAATGAAAAAAAAGAAGATAATAAAAAAGAAAATAACAAAAAAGAAGATAATAAAAAAGAGTCTCATAAAAATAATAAAGAAGAAAAAGATAATAAAGAAGAAAAAGCCAAAGAATTAAAAAGTAAAAATTTTGAAGAAGATGAAAAGTTTGTATGCCCTGAGTGTGGTAGTGAAGGAATAGCACATACAGGTGGATGTAGTATATGTTTAAAATGTGGATATAGTGGATGCAATTAA
- the brnQ gene encoding branched-chain amino acid transport system II carrier protein, with the protein MGEKQIKFKDVIVIGFALFAMFFGAGNLIFPPYLGVLSGGSWLVAFIGFLFADGGLALLAVIAATKFNGDTSKMFSRAGKGLSIVLGCAMVICIGPLLAIPRTAATTYEMGILPTIGSGISPVIFSIVFFAIVLVLTIRPSKVVDIVGSILTPALLIALAVLIVKGIVSPLGDIRDTSLIQNVFAEGITQGYQTMDALAASVFASIIIMSVIAKGYTGEKEKMKATVSAGVIAVIGMALVYGGLCYLGATVSKIYGQDVQQTALIVSITASLLGNTGKILLAIIVALACLTTAIGLSSAAGQYFSTLTDGKLKYEHIVIVVCVFSAIISNFGVSTIIKFSSPILSMVYPATITLVILALFSNKIKNDNVFKCAAYMALLVSVLTVATSFGINIPLVNSLPLASLGFNWVVPVVIAGIIGNFIPSQSSKAVQ; encoded by the coding sequence ATGGGTGAGAAACAAATCAAGTTTAAAGATGTAATTGTAATTGGATTTGCACTATTTGCAATGTTTTTTGGTGCTGGGAACTTAATATTCCCTCCATATCTAGGAGTTTTATCCGGAGGTAGCTGGCTAGTAGCTTTCATAGGATTCCTTTTCGCAGATGGTGGTTTGGCATTATTAGCAGTTATAGCAGCAACTAAGTTTAATGGGGACACATCAAAAATGTTTTCAAGAGCTGGTAAAGGATTAAGTATTGTATTAGGATGTGCAATGGTAATCTGTATAGGGCCACTTTTGGCAATACCTAGAACAGCAGCAACAACTTATGAAATGGGTATATTACCTACAATAGGTTCAGGAATAAGCCCAGTAATATTCTCTATAGTATTCTTTGCTATAGTATTGGTTTTAACAATAAGACCATCAAAAGTTGTAGATATAGTTGGATCAATTTTAACTCCAGCTTTACTTATAGCTTTAGCAGTATTAATAGTTAAAGGTATTGTATCTCCACTAGGAGACATAAGAGATACTTCTTTAATACAAAATGTATTTGCAGAAGGTATAACTCAAGGATATCAAACAATGGATGCATTGGCAGCTAGTGTATTTGCATCAATTATAATCATGTCAGTAATAGCTAAAGGTTATACAGGTGAAAAAGAAAAGATGAAAGCTACAGTAAGTGCAGGTGTTATAGCGGTAATAGGTATGGCACTAGTTTATGGTGGACTATGTTACCTTGGAGCAACTGTATCTAAGATATATGGACAAGATGTTCAACAAACAGCTTTAATAGTTTCAATAACAGCATCATTACTTGGAAATACAGGTAAAATTCTATTGGCTATTATAGTTGCATTAGCATGTTTAACAACAGCTATAGGTCTTTCTTCAGCAGCAGGTCAATATTTCTCAACACTTACAGATGGAAAATTAAAATATGAGCATATAGTTATAGTAGTTTGTGTATTTAGTGCAATCATATCAAACTTTGGAGTAAGTACAATAATAAAATTCTCTTCTCCTATATTAAGTATGGTATATCCAGCAACTATAACTCTAGTTATACTAGCATTATTTAGTAATAAAATTAAAAATGATAACGTATTTAAATGCGCTGCATATATGGCATTGTTAGTAAGTGTATTAACAGTTGCAACAAGCTTTGGTATAAATATACCTTTAGTTAATAGCTTACCACTAGCTTCATTAGGATTTAACTGGGTAGTTCCAGTTGTAATAGCAGGGATAATAGGAAACTTTATTCCATCTCAAAGTAGTAAAGCTGTACAATAA
- the brnQ gene encoding branched-chain amino acid transport system II carrier protein: MGKTKDVIVFGFALFAMFFGAGNLIFPPYLGIITGPEWLIAFLGFTFADAGLALLAVMATAKFDGNVVEMFKRCGMKLGILIGCVDILCIGPFLAIPRTGATTYEMGMMPLFGSSIPVLLFCIVYFAISYVLTVRPSKVVDIVGQFLTPALLIALAFIIIKGVISPLGEVIDKPMIPNVFAEGIGQGYQTMDAFAAIALASVLIVSLNEKGYTSISEKLKMIGKAGILACGGLALVYGGLCFLGATVSTMYGTDAVQSQVIVNITQGLLGNVGKVILAIVVSLACLTTSIGLTSATGQYFSRLTKGKLSYEKIVLAVSVFSAVVASFGVGTIIKIASPILSIVYPPSIVLIILAFFNEKIKNDNVYKGAVYMSLLVSILTVISSYGVSVPVVNSLPLHTLGFNWVVPVIIAGIIGNFIPSKSQSNTLGTN; the protein is encoded by the coding sequence ATGGGTAAGACCAAAGATGTAATAGTATTTGGATTTGCATTATTCGCAATGTTCTTTGGAGCAGGTAACTTAATATTTCCACCATACTTGGGAATAATTACAGGTCCAGAATGGTTAATTGCCTTCTTAGGATTTACATTTGCCGATGCTGGTTTGGCACTTCTAGCAGTAATGGCTACAGCTAAATTCGATGGAAACGTAGTAGAAATGTTTAAAAGATGTGGTATGAAATTGGGAATTCTTATAGGTTGTGTAGATATTTTATGTATAGGACCATTCTTAGCTATACCAAGAACAGGTGCAACAACTTATGAGATGGGTATGATGCCTTTATTTGGAAGCTCAATTCCAGTGTTATTATTCTGTATAGTTTATTTTGCGATATCATATGTATTAACAGTAAGACCATCTAAGGTCGTAGATATAGTTGGACAGTTTTTAACTCCAGCTCTTCTAATAGCTTTAGCATTTATAATTATAAAAGGTGTTATATCTCCTCTTGGAGAGGTAATAGATAAACCTATGATACCTAATGTATTTGCAGAAGGTATTGGTCAAGGTTACCAGACAATGGATGCATTTGCAGCAATAGCACTTGCATCAGTACTGATAGTATCTCTAAATGAAAAAGGATATACTAGTATTAGTGAAAAGTTAAAGATGATTGGTAAAGCAGGTATTCTTGCTTGTGGAGGATTGGCACTAGTTTATGGTGGATTGTGTTTCCTTGGAGCAACTGTATCAACAATGTATGGAACAGATGCAGTACAATCACAAGTAATAGTAAATATAACACAAGGATTACTTGGAAATGTTGGAAAAGTTATTTTAGCAATAGTTGTATCTCTAGCATGTTTAACTACATCTATAGGTCTTACATCTGCAACAGGGCAATATTTTTCTAGACTTACAAAAGGTAAGTTAAGTTATGAAAAAATAGTATTAGCCGTATCTGTATTCAGTGCAGTAGTAGCATCTTTTGGTGTTGGAACTATAATAAAGATAGCATCTCCTATACTAAGTATAGTTTATCCACCATCAATTGTTTTAATAATATTGGCTTTCTTTAATGAAAAAATTAAGAATGATAATGTATACAAAGGAGCAGTATATATGTCATTGCTTGTAAGTATATTAACAGTTATATCTAGTTATGGAGTAAGCGTTCCAGTAGTAAATTCTTTACCTCTTCATACATTAGGATTTAACTGGGTAGTTCCAGTTATAATAGCTGGAATAATTGGTAATTTTATACCATCAAAGAGTCAATCTAATACACTTGGTACAAATTAA
- the ylqF gene encoding ribosome biogenesis GTPase YlqF — translation MSNEYEEYLMDNNLHINWYPGHMKKTKELVKNNLKLIDVVVELLDARIPFSSKNPDIDMLVGDKPRVVVLNKSDMADRDKLNQWIEYYKKNNIKAIPVDTLKGVGVNKIVEECKNVTREKMSSLKDKGRKERAIRIMIVGVPNVGKSSLINKLTGRKSTQTGDKPGVTKGKQWVRLKGNLELLDTPGILWPKFEDQEVALNLAFSRAIKDEILDVETLALRLIEKLMIIEPEKLKARYKLDSLGETPIETMDMIGHKRGFITGGKELDYTRIAVTVLNEFRDGKIGNITLEVPESVKR, via the coding sequence ATGTCAAATGAATATGAAGAGTATCTTATGGATAATAATCTACATATAAACTGGTATCCAGGCCATATGAAGAAAACCAAAGAATTAGTAAAAAATAACTTAAAACTAATTGATGTAGTGGTTGAACTTTTAGATGCTAGAATACCATTTAGTAGCAAAAATCCAGATATAGATATGCTTGTAGGAGATAAGCCTAGGGTAGTTGTATTAAATAAAAGTGATATGGCAGATAGAGATAAGTTAAATCAATGGATTGAGTACTACAAAAAGAATAACATAAAAGCTATACCAGTAGATACATTAAAAGGTGTAGGTGTAAATAAGATAGTAGAAGAATGTAAGAATGTAACTAGAGAAAAAATGAGTTCTTTAAAAGATAAAGGAAGAAAAGAAAGAGCTATAAGAATAATGATAGTTGGTGTACCAAATGTAGGAAAATCATCTCTTATAAACAAATTAACAGGTAGAAAAAGCACTCAAACAGGAGATAAACCAGGAGTAACTAAAGGTAAGCAATGGGTTAGATTAAAGGGAAATCTTGAACTTTTAGATACACCTGGAATACTTTGGCCAAAGTTTGAAGACCAAGAAGTTGCTTTAAACTTAGCATTTAGTAGAGCTATAAAAGATGAGATTTTAGACGTTGAGACCTTAGCTTTAAGACTTATAGAAAAACTTATGATAATAGAGCCAGAAAAGTTGAAAGCTAGATATAAATTAGATTCTTTAGGAGAAACTCCAATTGAAACAATGGATATGATTGGTCATAAAAGAGGATTCATAACAGGTGGGAAAGAACTTGATTATACACGCATAGCTGTAACTGTCTTAAATGAGTTTAGAGATGGAAAGATAGGCAATATAACACTAGAAGTACCAGAGAGTGTTAAAAGATAG
- the rplS gene encoding 50S ribosomal protein L19, with protein sequence MNEMLRAIEQEQLKNEVPNFGPGDTVKVHVRIIEGKRERIQIFEGVVLKRQGGGARETFTVRKMSFNVGVERTFPVHSPKIEKIEVTRKGKVRRAKLNYLRGRVGKAAKIKEARNR encoded by the coding sequence ATGAATGAAATGCTAAGAGCAATTGAGCAAGAACAATTAAAAAATGAAGTTCCTAATTTTGGACCTGGGGACACAGTTAAAGTACACGTTAGAATTATAGAAGGTAAAAGAGAAAGAATACAAATATTCGAAGGTGTAGTATTAAAGAGACAAGGTGGAGGAGCAAGAGAGACTTTTACAGTTAGAAAAATGTCTTTCAATGTTGGTGTAGAAAGAACTTTCCCAGTTCACTCTCCAAAAATAGAAAAAATAGAAGTAACTAGAAAAGGTAAAGTAAGAAGAGCTAAACTAAACTACTTAAGAGGTAGAGTAGGTAAAGCTGCTAAGATAAAAGAAGCTAGAAATAGATAA
- the trmD gene encoding tRNA (guanosine(37)-N1)-methyltransferase TrmD yields MRFHIMTLFPEIFNSYMNESIMKRAVEKGIIDVHIYNIRDFSNNKHKKVDDYPFGGGAGMVMTPQPIYDTYKHIIKTHNINNPRVIYLTPKGKVYNQSIVKEMSIQEDIILLCGHYEGIDERIIDLIVTDEISIGDYVLTGGELPALIMIDSISRLIPGVLNQDESFEEESFKDNLLEYPHYTRPREFEELKVPEVLLSGNHKKIDEWRREESIRITKERRLDLYKKSQEK; encoded by the coding sequence ATGAGATTTCACATAATGACGCTTTTTCCAGAAATATTTAATTCATACATGAATGAAAGTATAATGAAAAGAGCAGTTGAAAAAGGCATAATTGATGTGCATATATATAATATAAGAGATTTTTCTAATAATAAACATAAAAAAGTAGATGATTATCCATTTGGAGGAGGAGCTGGTATGGTGATGACTCCTCAACCTATATATGACACATATAAGCATATAATAAAAACTCATAATATAAACAATCCAAGAGTAATTTATTTAACTCCCAAAGGTAAAGTATACAATCAATCTATAGTCAAAGAGATGTCTATCCAAGAGGATATAATACTTTTATGTGGTCACTATGAAGGAATAGATGAGAGAATTATTGATTTAATAGTAACTGATGAAATTTCAATTGGAGATTATGTACTAACTGGAGGAGAACTGCCTGCACTTATAATGATAGATTCTATATCAAGGTTAATTCCAGGAGTATTAAATCAGGACGAGTCATTTGAAGAGGAGTCATTTAAAGATAATCTATTGGAGTATCCTCATTACACAAGACCTAGAGAGTTTGAAGAGTTAAAAGTACCAGAAGTGCTTTTATCAGGAAATCATAAAAAGATAGATGAGTGGAGACGAGAAGAATCTATAAGAATAACTAAGGAAAGACGATTAGACTTATATAAAAAATCTCAAGAAAAATAA
- the rimM gene encoding 16S rRNA processing protein RimM: protein MNEKLTHFKVGQIVNTQGLKGEVRVYPLTDDIDRFDELKDFYLGKDLNNKWTVENVRYKGSMVIMKIKDIDTIEKAEKLKNKFMYVSREESRDLEEGEFFIADMIGLEVLTIEGKYVGVLEDVLQYSANDVYVIKGEEDKEFMIPAIKKFVPTIDMDERKMIIDPIKGMID, encoded by the coding sequence ATGAATGAAAAATTAACTCATTTTAAGGTAGGGCAAATAGTAAACACACAAGGTCTAAAAGGTGAGGTAAGAGTTTATCCACTTACTGATGATATAGATAGATTTGATGAATTGAAAGATTTTTATTTAGGAAAAGATTTAAACAACAAGTGGACTGTAGAAAATGTAAGATATAAAGGTTCTATGGTTATAATGAAGATAAAAGATATAGACACTATAGAAAAAGCAGAAAAGCTAAAAAATAAATTTATGTATGTGTCTAGAGAAGAGAGTAGAGACCTTGAAGAAGGCGAGTTTTTTATAGCAGACATGATTGGTTTGGAAGTTTTAACTATAGAAGGAAAGTATGTAGGAGTCTTGGAGGATGTACTTCAATATTCTGCAAATGATGTCTATGTAATAAAAGGTGAAGAAGATAAAGAATTTATGATACCAGCTATAAAAAAATTTGTACCTACTATAGATATGGATGAAAGAAAAATGATTATAGACCCTATTAAGGGTATGATAGATTAG
- a CDS encoding KH domain-containing protein — MKELVVDIAKALVDNPDSVVVEEFKDNDGIVLKLTVAQDDMGKVIGKQGRIAKAIRTVVRSVANRENIKVSLEIV; from the coding sequence ATGAAAGAGCTAGTTGTAGATATAGCTAAGGCTCTAGTTGATAATCCTGACTCAGTTGTTGTTGAGGAATTTAAAGACAATGACGGTATCGTCTTAAAGCTTACAGTTGCTCAAGATGACATGGGTAAGGTTATTGGGAAGCAGGGAAGAATAGCTAAAGCTATAAGAACTGTCGTAAGATCTGTTGCAAATAGAGAAAACATAAAAGTTTCTCTTGAGATAGTGTAA
- the rpsP gene encoding 30S ribosomal protein S16 produces MAVKIRLKRMGANKKPFYRIVVADSRAPRDGKFIEEIGYYNPISEPKQVRINDEKAIKWLATGAQPTEVVKKLLVKNGVIEKFEASKQAK; encoded by the coding sequence ATGGCAGTTAAAATAAGATTAAAAAGAATGGGAGCTAATAAAAAACCTTTCTACAGAATAGTAGTAGCTGATTCAAGAGCTCCAAGAGATGGAAAATTCATAGAAGAAATAGGATACTATAATCCAATTTCTGAACCTAAACAAGTAAGAATAAATGATGAAAAAGCTATAAAATGGTTAGCTACTGGTGCTCAACCAACAGAAGTAGTTAAAAAATTACTTGTAAAAAATGGAGTAATAGAAAAATTCGAAGCTTCTAAACAAGCAAAATAA
- the ffh gene encoding signal recognition particle protein yields MIFEGLSDKLQGAFSKLKSKGKLTEADVKNAMREVKLALLEADVNFKVVKDFIKKVQERCVGQEVMQSLTPAQHVIKIVNEELTSLMGDVQSKVMISSKPPTILMMVGLQGAGKTTTAGKLGGYFKKQGKKPLLVACDIYRPAAIKQLQVVGEKLDIPVFNMGDKESPVNIAKAGLSHAIKNANDLVIIDTAGRLHIDEVLMDELKSIKSEVKPHEILLVVDSMTGQDAVNVAESFNEALGVDGVVLTKLDGDTRGGAALSIRAVTQKPIKFMGMGEKLDDIEPFHPDRMASRILGMGDVLSLIEKAQESMDLEKAKELEQKIKKQELDFEDFLQQMEQIQNMGPLDKILGMMPGMGNIKDQLGDVDLNGKEMNRTKAIIQSMTTYERRNPGILNASRKKRIARGSGTTVQDVNRLIKQLNEMKKMMKMFAGSQKSMKKRGGLGGLPFFK; encoded by the coding sequence ATGATATTTGAAGGATTGTCGGATAAACTACAAGGGGCATTCAGTAAGTTAAAGTCAAAAGGAAAACTTACAGAAGCAGATGTAAAAAATGCTATGAGAGAAGTTAAACTTGCTCTTCTTGAAGCAGATGTTAACTTTAAAGTAGTTAAAGATTTTATAAAAAAAGTTCAAGAGAGATGTGTTGGACAAGAGGTTATGCAAAGTTTGACACCAGCTCAACATGTAATAAAAATTGTAAATGAAGAACTTACAAGTTTAATGGGGGATGTACAAAGTAAAGTAATGATTTCCTCAAAACCTCCTACAATCTTAATGATGGTTGGATTGCAAGGTGCAGGTAAAACTACGACAGCAGGAAAACTTGGAGGATATTTTAAAAAGCAAGGCAAGAAGCCTCTATTGGTGGCTTGTGATATTTATAGACCAGCAGCTATAAAGCAACTTCAAGTTGTTGGTGAAAAATTGGATATACCTGTATTCAATATGGGAGATAAAGAAAGTCCAGTAAATATTGCCAAGGCAGGTTTAAGTCATGCAATTAAAAATGCTAACGATTTGGTTATTATAGATACTGCTGGTAGACTTCATATAGATGAAGTGCTTATGGATGAGTTAAAGTCAATTAAGTCAGAAGTTAAGCCACATGAAATACTTTTAGTTGTAGACTCTATGACAGGGCAAGATGCAGTAAATGTTGCAGAAAGCTTCAATGAAGCACTTGGTGTTGATGGAGTAGTATTAACTAAATTAGATGGAGATACTAGAGGTGGAGCTGCACTTTCAATAAGAGCAGTAACACAAAAACCTATAAAGTTTATGGGTATGGGAGAGAAACTAGATGATATAGAACCTTTCCACCCAGACAGAATGGCATCAAGGATATTAGGTATGGGAGATGTATTAAGCCTAATAGAAAAAGCACAAGAAAGTATGGACTTAGAAAAAGCTAAGGAATTAGAACAAAAAATCAAAAAACAAGAACTAGATTTTGAAGATTTTTTACAACAAATGGAACAAATACAAAATATGGGACCTCTAGACAAGATACTTGGTATGATGCCTGGTATGGGAAATATAAAAGACCAACTTGGAGATGTAGACTTGAATGGTAAAGAAATGAATAGAACTAAAGCCATAATTCAGTCAATGACTACATATGAGAGACGTAACCCAGGAATATTAAATGCTTCTAGGAAAAAAAGAATAGCTAGAGGTAGTGGAACTACTGTTCAAGATGTAAATAGACTTATAAAACAACTTAATGAAATGAAAAAAATGATGAAGATGTTTGCTGGTTCACAAAAAAGTATGAAGAAAAGGGGCGGCTTAGGCGGTTTACCTTTTTTTAAATAA
- a CDS encoding YlxM family DNA-binding protein → MNIEKMVEIGLLFEQYKELLTDKQKEIVALYYEEDYSLGEISENLSVSRQGVYDTLKRSEKILRDYEEKLHLVSKLQEQEKNIKFIRNKIIDIKEDLLHNRDCANLIPKLENIEDVCREMIK, encoded by the coding sequence ATGAATATAGAAAAAATGGTCGAAATTGGATTGTTATTTGAACAGTATAAAGAATTACTAACTGATAAGCAAAAAGAGATAGTAGCTCTATACTATGAAGAGGATTACTCTTTAGGTGAAATCAGTGAGAATTTAAGTGTATCAAGACAAGGTGTATATGATACATTGAAACGTTCAGAAAAGATACTAAGAGATTATGAAGAAAAGCTACATTTAGTATCTAAGCTTCAAGAACAGGAAAAAAATATTAAATTTATAAGAAATAAAATTATTGACATTAAAGAAGATTTATTGCACAATAGAGATTGTGCTAATTTAATCCCTAAGCTAGAAAATATAGAAGATGTATGTAGGGAGATGATAAAATGA